CATTATTGAGCTTATTTGTCGAACGCGAAATAATTTTTCCAGTGATGTTATTTATACCGGCGAGATCACAAACGATACGCACCGGACCACCCGCCATAATACCCCGTCCGGCATGCGCAGGTCGTAATAAAAGCCGGGATCCTGCAAATTTTGCCGAGACCTCATATGGGATTGTTCCATCTTTCGTAAGAGGTACGGTGAATAATTCCTTTCGTGCTTTTTTAAACGCCTTATCAATGGCAATTGCCGTATCACTCCCTTTTGCGGTTCCTAACCCGACCATACCCTTTTTGTTGCCAATAATTAACGTAGCGCGAAAAGAGAATCGTCGTCCTCCCGCCATCACACGTGCAACCCGCCGTAAATCAACCAGTTTCTGGTCGTATTCCGGCTTTTCCCGCCTAGGGCGTGCTCCCCGGCGATTTCCTCCCTGATTTTTTCCGCTTTTTGGTCCCATTATTCTAATGAATTACATATTAGGTTTCCGTCTTATATTATAGCTACGGCATT
This window of the Candidatus Ryanbacteria bacterium CG10_big_fil_rev_8_21_14_0_10_43_42 genome carries:
- a CDS encoding 30S ribosomal protein S5, translated to MGPKSGKNQGGNRRGARPRREKPEYDQKLVDLRRVARVMAGGRRFSFRATLIIGNKKGMVGLGTAKGSDTAIAIDKAFKKARKELFTVPLTKDGTIPYEVSAKFAGSRLLLRPAHAGRGIMAGGPVRIVCDLAGINNITGKIISRSTNKLNNAKATITALQKLAS